One Veillonellaceae bacterium DNA window includes the following coding sequences:
- a CDS encoding YIP1 family protein, translating into MGSFFETLYDVLFQPRTAMRQIAADKQLGQALAVVLLSVIIPVWAVYFGLKTAGMQHAFGVFVILQLVGSVAAWIMGAALWHLIAEMAGGKGTAVGLLAALGFAHLPRIFIVPLWVVAALMPAGGRPLVMGMTGLIIAGWVLYLDVAALKEAHELSTAKALLVLLAPPLAIFAVITAVTIFMGTAFIKMPFPA; encoded by the coding sequence ATGGGATCATTTTTTGAAACATTATATGATGTGCTATTTCAGCCGCGTACCGCAATGCGGCAAATCGCCGCCGACAAACAGCTAGGTCAAGCGTTAGCTGTTGTTTTGCTTAGTGTTATTATTCCAGTCTGGGCTGTTTATTTCGGGTTAAAGACGGCCGGGATGCAGCATGCTTTCGGAGTTTTTGTTATTTTGCAGTTGGTTGGGAGTGTCGCTGCGTGGATTATGGGTGCTGCGCTGTGGCACCTAATTGCCGAGATGGCGGGCGGTAAGGGCACAGCAGTAGGGTTGTTAGCCGCCCTTGGCTTTGCCCATCTGCCGCGAATTTTCATAGTTCCATTATGGGTGGTAGCAGCGCTTATGCCAGCCGGAGGCAGGCCGCTTGTTATGGGGATGACCGGGCTGATAATTGCTGGTTGGGTGCTGTATCTTGATGTTGCGGCCTTGAAAGAGGCGCATGAGCTGTCCACAGCTAAAGCATTGCTGGTACTGCTGGCGCCGCCGCTAGCCATCTTTGCGGTCATAACGGCAGTAACGATCTTCATGGGAACAGCTTTCATCAAAATGCCATTCCCCGCTTGA